A genomic segment from Conger conger chromosome 2, fConCon1.1, whole genome shotgun sequence encodes:
- the LOC133121568 gene encoding exportin-6-like — MASAEGSLRALESLMSEFFHSRTSNERKREIEELLNNFAQQTGAWRYCLYFLSNTHNEYIMMYSLTVFENLINKMWLGVSSQDKIEIRCCLPKLLLSQHKTLPYFIRNKLCKVIVDIGKQDWPVYYQDFFTNILQLIQSPTLAPLGLILLKTTLEELACPREDLSVSRKEELHKLLLEEVPTVLGLLAGTLEAVRDKHSIPATTPPPSPTSGESGELVTSMFQGPPYSKQHLPQLDQESLQLCSLALECLAHLFSWIPLSSNITLSLLATIFHFAQFGCDLHKGKPAPSIYSLAPAPGTQEQRGGSVDRAQLGVLAMTCVNELVSKNCVPLEFGEYLLRMFQQTFLLLQKLTRENTGYSAKSRLEELDESYVQKFTDFLRQFISVHLKRIESNTQFPTVDFLALLFKYTFSQPTLEGYFSCLDIWVIFLDYLTAKIQSRFTDRDGMLNKYKDVLVLLLGEVLSRVQYRYNQLQLEELDDETLDDDQQTERQQYLHQSLEIVAKVTELLPSHAFSTLYPVLQENLNMYLGLQQFVVPANSGQRLNITSESDCRRLHCALRDLSSLLQAIGRLGGHFIGVDFAARFNDALTVVERLVEVACYSSLTGVHALETAMASVLRPDLIDVHAQSLAAVQAYSHWLAQFHGEVQRQNETRFISLVTSVVDAIAPLISAKVPEKLLLSACHLMVSLTTTVRPAFLLTLPAVQNLFNMVTDGSAARLPPEGLVLVCRGLSNMLLLPWPGLPESEQQWPARSANHSSLLAVLTRQYRQLRDPASTQHGRLGPEEVKAVVHKTLWILRDIVDSVSGESTKSRQICYQSLQETVQVSLGLFPAFVHKPDVTEDMLSFFLTLFRGLRAQMGLPFTEQIIQTFLNLFTREQLAESVMQDGGAGCQVVERFLKVLQVVVQEPGQAFKPFLPKIISLCMEQLYPMLAEHSSPDVKAELFELLYQVLHHNWRHFFKSSVLASMRRNASEEPVENQAQFTAAMQAFGQSFLQPDIHIFKQNLFYLESLNSKHKLYHKKLFCSTMLFHFINVLLQVLVRRSHDLLQEEIGLAVYNMASVDFDSFYSTFLPQFLSGCQGIDANQRNALGCSFKMERDLPSFTQSVQRLVNDLRYYRLCSGSLPLGSVKL, encoded by the exons ATG GCATCGGCAGAGGGCTCGCTTCGTGCGCTGGAAAGTCTAATGTCGGAGTTCTTCCATAGCCGCACCTCCAATGAGCGCAAGAGGGAGATCG AGGAGCTGTTGAATAATTTTGCTCAGCAGACAGGGGCTTGGCGGTACTGTCTCTATTTCCTCTCCAACACCCACAATGAGTATATCATGATGTACAGTCTGACAGTATTTGAG AACCTTATCAACAAGATGTGGCTGGGCGTGTCCTCACAGGACAAGATAGAGATCCGCTGCTGCCTGCCCAAACTGCTGCTGTCCCAGCACAAGACCCTGCCCTACTTCATCCGCAACAAGCTGTGCAAGGTCATCGTGGACATCGGCAAGCAGGACTGGCCTGTCTACTACCAGGACTTCTTCACCAACATTCTGCAG CTGATCCAGTCCCCCACCCTAGCCCCTCTGGGACTGATCCTCCTGAAGACCACATTGGAGGAGCTAGCGTGCCCTAGGGAGGACCTCAGCGTGTCCCGCAAGGAGGAGCTTCACAAGCTGCTACTGGAGGAGGTCCCCACGGTGCTCGGCCTGCTGGCGG GTACTCTGGAGGCAGTCAGGGATAAGCACAGCATCCCTGCCAccactcctcctccttctcccacaTCTGGAGAAAGTG GGGAGCTGGTGACTAGCATGTTCCAGGGTCCACCGTACTCCAAACAGCATCTCCCCCAGCTGGACCAGGAGAGCCTGCAGCTCTGCTCCCTTGCCCTGGAGTGCCTGGCCCATCTCTTCAGCTGGATCCCCCTGTCCTCCAACATCACGCTTTCTTTGCTGGCTACCATTTTCCACTTCGCCCAGTTCGGCTGTGACCTGCACAAGGGCAAACCAGCTCCCTCCATCTACTCCTTGGCCCCTGCCCCCGGAACGCAGGAGCAGCGGGGCGGTTCGGTCGACAGGGCACAGCTGGGGGTTCTGGCCATGACCTGCGTCAACGAGCTGGTGTCAAAGAACTGTGTGCCCCTGGAGTTCGGGGAGTACCTCCTGAGAATGTTCCAGCAGACCTTCTTACTGCTGCAGAAACTGACACGGGAGAACACCGGCTACAGCGCCAAGAGCCGGCTGGAGGAGCTCGATGAAAG TTATGTGCAGAAGTTCACAGACTTCCTGAGGCAGTTCATCAGTGTTCATCTGAAGCGGATAGAGTCTAACACGCAGTTCCCCACGGTAGACTTTCTGGCACTGCTGTTCAAGTACACCTTCAGTCAG CCCACTCTGGAGGGATACTTCTCTTGTCTTGATATCTGGGTCATCTTCCTGGACTACCTGACCGCAAAAATACAAAGCAGATTCACCGACAGAGATGGCATGCTgaacaa GTATAAGGACGTCTTGGTCCTCCTACTGGGGGAGGTGCTGAGTCGTGTCCAGTATAGGTATAATCAGCTTCAGCTTGAGGAACTGGATGATGAGACCCTGGATGATGAT CAACAGACCGAGCGACAGCAATACTTGCATCAGAGTCTGGAGATAGTTGCTAAGGTGACAGAGCTTCTACCATCTCATGCTTTCTCTACACTG TATCCAGTGCTGCAGGAGAACTTGAATATGTACCTGGGGCTGCAACAGTTTGTTGTCCCTGCAAACTCAG gacagAGGCTGAACATCACCTCAGAAAGTGATTGCCGGCGGCTGCACTGTGCTCTGCGGGACCTGAGCTCCCTCCTCCAGGCCATCGGGCGGCTGGGCGGGCACTTTATCGGGGTCGACTTTGCCGCCCGCTTCAATGATGCGCTCACCGTGGTGGAAAG GCTGGTTGAAGTGGCCTGCTACAGTTCCCTGACCGGCGTACATGCCCTGGAGACAGCCATGGCCTCTGTGCTGAGGCCCGATCTCATTGATGT CCACGCCCAGTCTCTGGCAGCAGTGCAGGCCTACTCCCATTGGCTGGCTCAGTTCCACGGCGAGGTGCAGAGGCAGAACGAGACGCGCTTCATCAGTCTGGTCACCTCCGTCGTGGATGCCATCGCCCCCCTCATCAGCGCCAAG GTCCCAGAGAAGCTGCTGCTGTCGGCCTGTCACCTGATGGTGTCACTGACCACTACAGTGCGGCCAGCTTTTCTGCTAACTCTGCCTGCCGTGCAGAACCTCTTCAACATGGTAACCGACGGCTCTGCTGCCAGGCTCCCCCCGGAG GGCCTGGTGTTGGTGTGCAGAGGCCTGTCCAACATGCTTCTGCTCCCCTGGCCCGGCCTGCCCGAGAGCGAGCAGCAGTGGCCCGCCCGCTCCGCCAACCACAGCAGCCTGCTGGCAGTGCTCACCCGCCAGTACCGGCAGCTGAGGGACCCTGCCAGCACACAACATGGCCGCCTGGGTCCGGAGGAAG TGAAAGCAGTGGTGCACAAGACGCTGTGGATATTAAGGGACATCGTGGACAGCGTCTCAGGGGAGTCCACCAAGTCGCGGCAGATCTGCTACCAGTCTCTGCAGGAAACTGTGCAGGTTTCTCTGGGCCTGTTCCCTGCTTTTGTCCATAAGCCAG ACGTGACCGAGGACATGCTGAGTTTCTTCCTGACGCTCTTCCGGGGCCTGAGGGCTCAGATGGGACTGCCCTTCACAGAGCAAATCATCCAGACCTTCCTCAACCTGTTCACCAG GGAGCAGCTGGCAGAGAGCGTTATGCAGGACGGCGGCGCTGGTTGTCAGGTGGTGGAGAGGTTCCTGAAGGTCCTGCAGGTGGTGGTGCAGGAGCCCGGCCAGGCCTTCAAACCCTTCCTCCCCAAAATCATCTCCCTCTGCATGGAGCAGCTCTATCCCATGTTGGCAGAG CATTCCTCCCCGGACGTGAAGGCGGAGCTGTTCGAGCTGCTCTACCAAGTGCTGCACCACAACTGGAGGCATTTCTTCAAGAGCTCTGTGCTGGCCAGCATGCGCAGGAACGCATCCGAGGAGCCTGTGGAGAACCAGGCCCAGTTCACCGCCGCCATGCAG GCGTTCGGGCAGTCTTTCCTCCAGCCAGACATTCACATATTCAAACAGAATCTGTTCTATCTGGAGTCCCTCAACAGCAAACACAAGTTGTACCACAAG AAGCTGTTCTGTTCCACCATGCTGTTCCACTTCATCAACGTGCTGCTGCAGGTGCTCGTGCGCAGGAGCCACGACCTGCTGCAGGAGGAGATTGGGTTAGCCGTGTACAACATGGCCTCCGTGGACTTTGACAGCTTCTACTCCACCTTCTTGCCTCAGTTCCTCAGCGGTTGCCAAGGCATCGATGCCAACCAGCGCAATGCTCTGGGGTGCAGCTTCAAGATGGAGCGG GACCTACCCTCCTTCACTCAGAGTGTGCAAAGGCTGGTAAACGACCTGCGCTACTACAGGCTGTGCAGTGGCAGTCTGCCCCTGGGGAGCGTGAAGCTATAG